GGATTTCGGCGTGTCGCAGGCGGCCGTCGGCGGCGTCATCACCGCAACGCAGCTCGGCTGCGCGCTCGCGCTGCTGTTCGTCGTGCCGCTCGGCGACCTGCTGAACCGCAAGCGCCTGATCACCGTGCAACTCCTGCTGCTGACGGCGGCCTGCATCGGTGTCGCCGCATCATCGACGCGCGTCGCGCTGCTGGCGGGGATGGTCGCGGTCGGGCTGCTCGGCACCGCGATGACGCAAGGGCTGATCGCGTGCTCGGCCGCGCTCGCGGGCGCCGGCGAACGCGGGCGCGTGGTGGGCGCCGCACAGGGCGGCGTCGTGGTCGGGTTGCTGGCCGCCCGCTCGCTGGCGGGCGTCGTCACCGATATCGCGGGCTGGCGGGCCGTCTATCTGGTGTCGGGGGCGCTCGCGATCGTGATGCTCGTCGTGCTGTCGCGGTTATTGCCGAACGAGAACGGGCCCCGCGAACGCATCGGTTATGCGGCGCTGCTGCGATCGATGGTGGCGCTGCTGCGCAATGAGCGCGTGCTGCGTGTGCGTGGCGCGATCGCGCTGCTGATGTTCGCCGCCTTCAGCATCTTCTGGAGCGCGCTGGTGCTGCCGCTGAGCGCACCGCCGCACGCGATGTCGCATACGCAGATCGGTGCGTTCGGCCTGGTCGGCGCGCTGGGCGCGGCGGCGGCCGCCCGCGCGGGCCGGCTCGCGGATCGCGGGCGCGGCGAAGCGACGACGGGCGCCGCGCTCGCGCTGCTCGCGTGCTCGTGGCTGCCGCTCGCGTTCGGCGATACGTCGATTGCATGGCTGATCGTCGGCATCGTGCTGCTCGATGTCGGTGGGCAGGCCGTCCACGTCGTCAACCAGAGCATGATTCTCGGCGCGCGGCCCGATGCGCATGCGCGCCTCGTCGGCTGCTACATGCTGTTCTATTCGGCCGGCAGCGGGCTCGGCGCGATTGCGTCGACGATGATGTATGCGCGCGCCGGATGGACGGGCGTCTGCGTGCTCGGCGCGGTTGTGAGCATGGCGGCGCTCGGCGTCTGGGCCGCGACGCTCAGGCGCGCGTGACGCGTGCCGGCGCTGCCGATCGGATGGAGAAGGCCGGCACGCCCTTCGCGGGCGGCCGGCACGCGAACCGGCCGCGCACGCGCGCCGGTTCGGCATTCGGTTCGGCGCGCAGGCTGCGCGCCGCGGCGCACTCAGCCTGCCGCCTGGATCGCCTCTTCGTACACGCCGGCCACGCGCCGCGCGATCACCGCGTTGTCGAAATGATCACGTGCATAGCGCTTGCATGCAGCCTCGTCGGGCAGCGTGATCGCGCCCGACAGCGCGCCACCGAGCCCTTCCGCGATCGCATCCGCGCCCGTGGACGGCAGCAC
This window of the Burkholderia lata genome carries:
- a CDS encoding MFS transporter, encoding MESSCHSGTVASNVPTHAAHPADGGRLSSARVALLAVCCAASVANVYYAQPLLDSIARDFGVSQAAVGGVITATQLGCALALLFVVPLGDLLNRKRLITVQLLLLTAACIGVAASSTRVALLAGMVAVGLLGTAMTQGLIACSAALAGAGERGRVVGAAQGGVVVGLLAARSLAGVVTDIAGWRAVYLVSGALAIVMLVVLSRLLPNENGPRERIGYAALLRSMVALLRNERVLRVRGAIALLMFAAFSIFWSALVLPLSAPPHAMSHTQIGAFGLVGALGAAAAARAGRLADRGRGEATTGAALALLACSWLPLAFGDTSIAWLIVGIVLLDVGGQAVHVVNQSMILGARPDAHARLVGCYMLFYSAGSGLGAIASTMMYARAGWTGVCVLGAVVSMAALGVWAATLRRA